A single region of the Pseudomonas sp. GGS8 genome encodes:
- a CDS encoding DUF6543 domain-containing protein: protein MNEYTHDDVAGPIPSPMPKMHEKLKRVVDIALPQTPGQFGEHLIKEKWGQGIDPQTAILVTLDYSYKGHPAQDGVELGRVASARSLLQALLCNYQTVGDGRFAETAFGLYTPPDVGPTVRIVDNVDEFADHGSGNHHTYEGIYRQTSPQTYGPLTQIELRPDDFKKWAWELNLKGLYKAYLDQAWPTDDVLLAPKPYALRTSVKAAFVMAAWLQLHEQRLTQKGLELAMQAAGLPAEQSWETLTIEQLQTPARVPSTVRFGLLKLYRYTATDIWAWRDTASPRVLLYIPGNSSPLHEFADATQLQQWVVAQGRSTATKEALAAHFAEDDREDGTFHAGVLTALDGMALYPAKHRLNPNAGFFNDDGYWDPAEYIGFDDPVVATDPFARLVLAMKQGAVAGIKTIRDDAQVNRDQLSAVVEPMVQWINRFGPLAVFVPGGEGLLALAGLIDAGYGLNQVVNGKTPSQRSEGLTRTVFGLLNALPMIGGASVLKGDTAQAEHLAEPGPELDVNPQALEVRSVPRVAPMPGPLLSRTGLLRGIGPSVASFSDEVLAQIGTVSAVDDDMLRLMQAGRAPTPLLADTISRFRIDQDLGPAGDLALFNQRYQALQQSEHEWVQLFQRQYPGLPKSAIEQMLERYGVDLQALPDATEVGQVLARLGSKARQYQQHVRLNRAYEGLYLRSVVNPESDALALHSLARQPGWPRHLRIDVLDQTVVGRVLDRSGPLDASEVRRLIKEGQGYRHQDRQADFYTALLGLLSDDERLALHLHSVDPAGELRLNIGSQALPRPEFMHGLQRMDAGLPFEAPGLRGGGFPATPQAEALTHQMMRLQLKEIYPEFTDAQADALLQREGVNAQAHIEWLKQQLQQLDTDLTAWVDQVADDVHDMDIDLLSPDDPAAAGLSAAQIEAYNTQLMQTEMQHERAIRNELAEELVGIWQQRRPQQELLPAGDQIRGVRLGLDFEDYHRLPALNVRLNNVLELSMRGFHLTEQESLNGFLESFPNLEVLSLENVDLSHFNSNGEAGRALPHAISQLRQLTSLNLRSTSLTFSQRSASQLTDLTRLQTLDLSNNPLDVPPLVLGMNDLRRLNLNNTRIGTCPVGIMEQPYLTTLDLRNNRITRVPQGVLNQAIARDRVMLQGNPLTDEDTLLRLVDHRRRTGINLWLSEPGADYGNVTEWLREGDEGLQEARQLIWQRIAARPLGGRFLRIMDGMSLTADFRVDYLALQARVWRLLGDADASEPLWTQLVQDIGGAEVDPENPFTLFTALEDRARFYRSWEAMGRPFPISSQ from the coding sequence ATGAACGAATACACTCACGATGATGTAGCCGGGCCGATTCCATCGCCGATGCCAAAAATGCACGAGAAACTGAAAAGGGTGGTGGACATCGCGCTGCCGCAAACCCCTGGCCAGTTTGGCGAGCACTTGATCAAGGAAAAATGGGGGCAGGGCATCGACCCGCAGACCGCCATTCTGGTCACGCTCGATTACAGCTATAAAGGCCATCCTGCACAGGATGGTGTCGAGCTGGGACGGGTGGCGAGCGCTCGTTCGCTGCTGCAAGCGCTGCTGTGCAACTACCAGACTGTTGGCGACGGGCGCTTTGCGGAAACCGCGTTCGGTTTGTACACGCCGCCGGATGTCGGGCCAACGGTGCGGATAGTCGATAACGTCGACGAATTCGCCGATCACGGCAGCGGTAACCACCACACGTATGAAGGCATTTATCGCCAAACCTCACCGCAAACGTATGGACCGCTGACACAGATTGAGCTGAGACCTGACGATTTCAAGAAATGGGCCTGGGAATTGAATTTGAAGGGCTTGTACAAAGCGTATCTCGATCAGGCCTGGCCGACCGATGACGTGCTCCTTGCACCCAAGCCCTACGCGTTGAGAACGTCGGTCAAAGCCGCGTTTGTCATGGCGGCCTGGTTGCAATTGCATGAGCAGCGCCTGACTCAAAAGGGTCTGGAACTGGCGATGCAGGCGGCTGGCCTGCCAGCCGAGCAGTCATGGGAAACCTTGACCATCGAGCAGTTGCAAACACCCGCTCGTGTTCCTTCGACCGTCAGGTTCGGCTTGCTGAAACTTTATCGCTACACCGCGACGGATATCTGGGCCTGGCGTGATACCGCCAGTCCTCGCGTGCTGCTGTACATCCCGGGTAACTCATCCCCGTTGCACGAATTCGCCGATGCCACTCAATTGCAGCAATGGGTGGTCGCGCAGGGCCGCTCCACCGCGACAAAAGAGGCGTTGGCCGCGCATTTTGCCGAAGACGATCGCGAGGACGGTACGTTCCACGCCGGCGTCCTGACCGCGTTGGACGGCATGGCGCTTTATCCTGCCAAGCACCGGCTGAACCCCAACGCCGGCTTCTTCAACGACGATGGCTACTGGGACCCTGCCGAGTACATCGGCTTTGACGATCCGGTGGTCGCCACCGATCCCTTTGCCCGGTTGGTGCTGGCGATGAAGCAAGGCGCGGTGGCAGGCATCAAGACCATTCGCGACGATGCGCAGGTCAACCGAGATCAGTTGAGTGCCGTCGTCGAACCGATGGTGCAATGGATCAACCGGTTTGGCCCGCTCGCCGTGTTCGTCCCCGGAGGCGAGGGACTGCTGGCGCTGGCCGGGCTGATTGACGCCGGTTATGGCTTGAATCAGGTGGTCAACGGCAAAACGCCCAGTCAACGCTCCGAGGGCCTGACGCGCACGGTGTTTGGCTTGCTTAACGCGCTGCCGATGATCGGTGGCGCGTCGGTGCTCAAGGGTGACACCGCGCAAGCCGAGCACCTGGCGGAGCCCGGCCCGGAGCTCGACGTTAATCCGCAAGCGTTGGAGGTGCGGTCGGTGCCGAGAGTTGCGCCGATGCCCGGTCCATTACTCAGCCGGACTGGACTCCTGCGCGGAATCGGCCCCTCGGTAGCTTCCTTCAGCGATGAAGTACTGGCGCAGATCGGCACCGTCAGTGCAGTGGACGACGACATGCTGCGGTTGATGCAGGCGGGTCGAGCGCCGACGCCGTTGTTGGCGGACACGATCAGTCGCTTCAGGATCGATCAGGATCTCGGTCCGGCAGGGGACCTCGCGCTCTTTAACCAGCGTTATCAGGCGCTTCAACAGTCGGAGCATGAGTGGGTTCAACTTTTTCAACGCCAATACCCAGGCCTGCCCAAAAGCGCCATCGAGCAAATGCTCGAGCGCTATGGCGTCGACCTCCAGGCATTGCCTGACGCTACCGAGGTCGGCCAGGTGCTCGCGCGCCTGGGCAGCAAGGCGCGGCAATACCAGCAACATGTACGGCTCAATCGAGCCTATGAAGGTCTTTACCTGCGCTCGGTGGTGAACCCCGAGTCGGATGCACTGGCCTTGCACTCGCTCGCCCGGCAGCCAGGCTGGCCCAGACATCTTCGCATCGATGTGCTGGATCAGACCGTAGTCGGTCGGGTACTGGACCGCAGCGGTCCACTCGATGCGAGCGAAGTTCGGCGCCTGATCAAGGAAGGTCAAGGTTACCGGCATCAGGACCGGCAAGCGGACTTCTACACAGCGCTTCTGGGCCTGTTGTCAGACGACGAGCGTTTAGCGCTGCACCTTCATTCAGTTGATCCGGCAGGTGAGTTGCGGCTGAACATCGGCAGTCAGGCGTTACCTCGCCCCGAGTTCATGCACGGGCTTCAGAGAATGGATGCCGGATTGCCTTTCGAAGCCCCGGGACTCAGAGGCGGCGGTTTTCCGGCAACGCCCCAGGCCGAGGCGCTGACGCATCAGATGATGCGGTTGCAACTCAAAGAGATCTATCCAGAATTCACCGATGCCCAGGCTGATGCGCTCCTACAACGTGAAGGTGTAAATGCACAGGCGCACATTGAGTGGTTGAAGCAACAGCTGCAGCAACTCGACACCGACCTGACCGCCTGGGTAGATCAGGTGGCGGATGACGTCCATGACATGGATATCGATTTGCTGAGCCCGGATGATCCCGCAGCGGCAGGACTGAGCGCTGCACAAATCGAAGCCTATAACACTCAGCTCATGCAGACTGAAATGCAACACGAGCGAGCGATTCGAAATGAGTTGGCCGAGGAGCTGGTCGGCATTTGGCAGCAGCGCAGACCGCAGCAGGAGCTTCTCCCGGCAGGTGATCAGATACGCGGCGTCAGGCTTGGTCTCGACTTTGAGGATTACCACCGGTTACCCGCATTGAATGTCCGGCTCAACAATGTTCTCGAATTATCAATGCGCGGCTTCCACTTGACCGAACAGGAAAGCCTGAACGGATTTCTTGAGAGTTTTCCAAATCTGGAAGTCCTGAGCCTGGAAAATGTCGATCTGAGTCACTTCAACAGCAACGGCGAAGCTGGACGTGCATTACCTCATGCGATCAGCCAGCTGCGGCAGCTCACTTCGCTGAACCTGAGGTCGACAAGTCTGACTTTCAGTCAGCGCAGCGCTTCACAGCTGACTGATCTGACGCGCTTGCAAACGTTGGACCTGAGCAACAATCCGTTGGATGTCCCTCCCTTGGTTCTGGGAATGAACGACTTGCGTCGGCTCAACTTGAATAACACAAGGATCGGTACATGCCCAGTTGGAATCATGGAGCAGCCTTATCTGACGACCCTGGATTTGCGCAATAACCGGATAACCCGGGTTCCGCAGGGGGTGCTGAACCAGGCCATTGCCAGGGATCGTGTGATGCTGCAGGGCAATCCGTTGACGGACGAGGACACCTTGTTGCGCCTTGTCGATCATCGGCGGCGAACGGGTATCAACCTGTGGTTAAGCGAGCCTGGAGCCGACTACGGGAATGTCACCGAGTGGTTGCGTGAAGGCGATGAAGGGCTGCAAGAGGCGCGACAATTGATCTGGCAGAGGATTGCAGCCAGGCCCCTTGGCGGCAGGTTCTTGAGAATTATGGATGGCATGAGTCTGACGGCGGACTTTCGAGTCGACTATCTGGCGCTGCAGGCGAGGGTGTGGCGGCTTCTCGGTGATGCCGATGCTTCAGAGCCGCTGTGGACACAGCTGGTTCAGGATATCGGAGGGGCCGAGGTCGATCCTGAAAATCCGTTTACGCTGTTCACGGCACTTGAGGATCGTGCCCGGTTTTATCGGAGCTGGGAGGCTATGGGACGACCGTTTCCGATCAGCTCACAGTAA
- a CDS encoding DUF934 domain-containing protein: MQRIIKNNEVVDETWHLLPKDFNIDEISNCDDLIVPLQLWREHSRMLKARDGGLGVWLDADEEAEEIGDDVANFQVIALNFPAFTDGRNYSNARLLRDRYGFKGELRAIGDVLRDQLFYMHRCGFDAFAIRADKDPYEALEGLKDFSVTYQAATDEPLPLFRRR; the protein is encoded by the coding sequence ATGCAGCGAATAATTAAGAACAACGAAGTCGTCGACGAAACCTGGCACTTGCTGCCGAAAGATTTCAACATCGACGAGATCAGCAACTGCGACGACCTGATCGTCCCGCTGCAACTGTGGCGCGAACACAGCCGTATGCTCAAGGCCCGCGATGGCGGCCTGGGTGTGTGGCTGGATGCCGACGAAGAAGCTGAAGAAATCGGTGATGACGTGGCGAACTTCCAGGTCATCGCCCTGAACTTCCCGGCCTTCACCGATGGTCGCAATTACTCCAACGCCCGTCTGCTGCGTGACCGCTATGGTTTCAAAGGCGAACTACGGGCGATTGGCGATGTGCTGCGCGACCAACTGTTCTACATGCACCGTTGCGGCTTCGACGCGTTCGCCATTCGCGCCGATAAAGACCCGTACGAAGCCCTGGAAGGTCTCAAGGACTTCTCGGTGACGTATCAGGCCGCCACTGACGAACCGCTGCCGCTGTTCCGTCGCCGCTGA
- a CDS encoding nitrite/sulfite reductase, with the protein MYVYDEYDQRIIEDRVKQFRDQTRRYLAGELSEEEFRPLRLQNGLYIQRFAPMLRVAVPYGQLTSRQTRMMAKIARDYDKGYAHISTRQNVQFNWPAVEDIPDILAELATVQMHAIQTSGNCLRNVTTDQFAGVAADELIDPRPWCEIVRQWTTFHPEFAYLPRKFKIAINGSTSDRAAIEVHDIGLEPVHNAAGELGFRVLVGGGLGRTPVVGAFINEFLPWQDLLSYLDAILRVYNRYGRRDNKYKARIKILVKALTPEVFAQKVDAEMEHLRGGQTTLTEAEVHRVAKHFVDPEYKALDNQTAELAEFDKQHPGFARWRTRNTLAHKKPGYVAVTLSLKPTGVAPGDITDKQLDAVADLADRYSFGQLRTSHEQNIILADVEQSQLFAMWGELRDKGFATPNIGLLTDIICCPGGDFCSLANAKSIPIAESIQRRFDDLDYLFDIGELDLNISGCMNACGHHHVGHIGILGVDKKGEEFYQVSLGGSASRDASLGKILGPSFAQEAMPDVIEKLIDVYIEQRTEDERFIDTYQRIGIDLFKERVYAANN; encoded by the coding sequence ATGTACGTATACGACGAGTACGATCAGCGGATCATCGAGGACCGCGTCAAGCAGTTCCGTGATCAGACCCGACGCTATCTGGCAGGCGAGCTGAGCGAAGAAGAATTCCGCCCCCTGCGCCTGCAAAATGGCCTTTATATCCAGCGCTTTGCCCCGATGCTGCGGGTGGCGGTGCCTTATGGCCAACTCACTTCGCGCCAGACGCGAATGATGGCCAAGATTGCCCGTGACTATGACAAGGGCTACGCCCACATCAGTACCCGGCAGAACGTGCAGTTCAACTGGCCGGCCGTGGAAGACATCCCGGACATCCTGGCGGAACTGGCGACCGTGCAGATGCACGCGATCCAGACCAGCGGCAACTGCCTGCGCAACGTCACCACCGACCAGTTCGCCGGTGTCGCCGCCGACGAGTTGATCGACCCGCGGCCATGGTGCGAGATCGTCCGTCAGTGGACCACGTTCCACCCGGAATTCGCCTACCTGCCGCGTAAATTCAAAATCGCCATCAACGGTTCGACGTCCGACCGTGCGGCCATCGAAGTCCATGACATCGGCCTCGAGCCGGTGCACAACGCCGCGGGCGAACTGGGCTTCCGTGTGCTGGTCGGTGGCGGCCTGGGCCGTACGCCCGTGGTGGGCGCGTTCATCAACGAATTCCTGCCATGGCAGGACCTGTTGAGCTACCTCGACGCCATCCTGCGGGTCTACAACCGCTATGGCCGTCGCGACAACAAGTACAAGGCGCGGATCAAGATTCTGGTCAAGGCCCTGACGCCTGAAGTCTTCGCGCAAAAAGTCGATGCGGAAATGGAACACCTTCGCGGTGGCCAGACCACATTGACCGAAGCCGAAGTGCATCGCGTCGCCAAACACTTCGTCGATCCGGAATATAAGGCGCTGGACAACCAGACCGCCGAACTGGCCGAGTTCGACAAGCAACACCCGGGCTTCGCGCGCTGGCGCACCCGCAACACCCTGGCCCACAAAAAGCCGGGTTACGTGGCTGTGACCCTGTCCCTGAAGCCGACCGGCGTAGCGCCGGGCGACATCACCGACAAGCAGCTCGACGCGGTAGCCGACCTGGCCGATCGTTACAGCTTCGGCCAACTGCGCACCTCCCACGAACAGAACATCATTCTGGCCGACGTCGAGCAGTCCCAACTGTTCGCGATGTGGGGCGAGTTGCGCGACAAAGGTTTCGCCACACCGAACATCGGTTTGCTGACCGACATCATCTGCTGCCCGGGCGGTGATTTCTGCTCGCTGGCCAACGCCAAGTCGATCCCGATTGCCGAGTCGATCCAGCGCCGTTTCGACGACCTGGACTACCTGTTCGACATCGGTGAGCTGGACCTGAACATCTCCGGCTGCATGAATGCTTGCGGTCACCACCACGTGGGCCACATCGGTATTCTCGGAGTGGACAAGAAAGGCGAAGAGTTCTACCAGGTGTCCCTGGGTGGCAGCGCGAGTCGCGATGCGAGCCTGGGCAAGATCCTCGGCCCGTCCTTCGCCCAGGAAGCCATGCCTGATGTGATCGAAAAGCTGATCGACGTGTACATCGAACAACGTACCGAAGACGAGCGCTTCATCGACACTTATCAACGTATCGGCATCGACCTCTTCAAGGAGCGCGTCTATGCAGCGAATAATTAA
- a CDS encoding ABC transporter substrate-binding protein, which produces MLKFFCGVVLAFGAALGSCAQAASVLFLNPGTSQETFWVSYSQFMQAAAKDLGMDLHIQYAERNAETTLKQAREALQGPSRPDYLVFSNELYVAPEILRLAQGSGVKLFLVNNGLTADQMRLLGAQPDKYPDWLGSLVPNNEEGGYLMLKELIRLHRPVAPGEVIELVAFSGLKITPAAQQREQGMMRALAEHPEVRLRQLVYGGWTRERAYEQARLLFKRYPQTSLVWSANDEMAFGAMQAYAETGGQPGKGMLFSAINNSPDALQALLEGRLSVLLGGHFTLGGWALVQLHDYDQGVDVSQYGGRDRQIPSLQLIDHAQARRLLAMGATQDYNVDFKKLSAKGRPTSYRYPFNLQTLMH; this is translated from the coding sequence ATGTTGAAGTTCTTCTGTGGTGTAGTGCTGGCGTTTGGCGCGGCCCTGGGATCCTGTGCCCAGGCGGCGTCTGTATTGTTTCTCAATCCCGGGACCTCTCAAGAGACATTCTGGGTCAGTTACTCGCAGTTCATGCAGGCCGCAGCCAAGGACCTGGGCATGGATTTGCATATCCAATATGCCGAGCGAAACGCCGAGACCACACTCAAACAGGCCCGCGAAGCGTTGCAAGGGCCGAGTCGGCCGGACTATCTGGTGTTCTCCAACGAACTGTATGTCGCCCCCGAAATCCTGCGCCTGGCGCAAGGCAGCGGCGTGAAGCTGTTTTTGGTCAACAACGGCCTGACCGCCGACCAGATGCGCCTGCTCGGCGCCCAGCCGGACAAGTATCCCGACTGGCTGGGTAGCCTGGTGCCCAACAATGAGGAGGGCGGCTACCTGATGCTCAAGGAGCTGATTCGCCTGCATCGCCCGGTCGCACCCGGTGAGGTCATCGAACTGGTGGCCTTTTCCGGCCTGAAAATCACGCCGGCCGCGCAACAGCGTGAGCAGGGCATGATGCGGGCATTGGCCGAACACCCCGAAGTGCGGTTGCGCCAGTTGGTGTATGGCGGCTGGACCCGCGAGCGCGCCTATGAACAGGCCAGGTTATTGTTCAAGCGTTACCCGCAAACATCGCTGGTCTGGTCGGCTAACGATGAAATGGCTTTCGGCGCCATGCAGGCGTACGCCGAAACGGGAGGTCAGCCGGGTAAGGGTATGCTGTTCAGCGCCATCAACAATTCACCGGACGCGTTGCAGGCGCTGTTGGAGGGGCGGCTAAGCGTGTTGTTGGGCGGGCACTTCACTCTGGGCGGTTGGGCGCTTGTGCAGTTGCATGACTACGACCAAGGGGTGGATGTCAGCCAGTACGGCGGGCGCGACCGGCAGATTCCGTCATTGCAACTGATCGACCACGCGCAAGCCCGGCGACTGCTGGCCATGGGGGCCACTCAGGATTACAACGTGGATTTTAAAAAGCTCTCGGCCAAAGGGCGACCGACGTCGTATCGCTACCCGTTCAACTTGCAAACCCTGATGCACTAG
- a CDS encoding DUF2970 domain-containing protein produces the protein MDDPVDNNNHNKPPTFWQMLHSVMAAAFGVQSGKNRARDFTHGKPSHFVILGILFTVVFALTLFGIVKLVLHLAGI, from the coding sequence ATGGACGATCCAGTCGACAACAATAACCACAACAAACCACCGACCTTCTGGCAGATGCTGCACAGCGTCATGGCGGCGGCGTTCGGGGTACAGAGCGGGAAAAACCGGGCCCGGGATTTCACCCACGGCAAGCCCAGTCATTTCGTGATTCTGGGGATTCTGTTCACGGTGGTGTTCGCCCTGACGCTGTTCGGCATCGTCAAACTGGTGCTGCACCTGGCCGGGATCTGA